One region of Peribacillus simplex genomic DNA includes:
- a CDS encoding potassium channel family protein — MIRFGPYISTVPRIPRFIRLLSTIALFLLSFGVLIHLVEPKRFPTLLDGIWWAIVTMSTVGYGDYTPVTNLGKVIGITLILSGAGLITSYFAYIAKMSISNEQQFLTGKKVFSGGGHIIIVGWNGRSRRIIQNIHNRTHHQSIVLIDDTLQKHPLPRTNIHFIQGKATLDSVLQKANIKQAIRVLITADLKQDELHTDMFSILTLLAVKGLNPHLYCLVEILTQEQKENALRAGADGIVETNKFASEYMQDCLSKGILTEAREQNELDGLSLKQLPIQDDWAELTFKQLNVKLFDQNILLVGIISGGKTLIKPPGDVIIHRDDTLIIIED; from the coding sequence ATGATTAGATTCGGTCCATACATTAGCACCGTTCCTAGAATTCCGCGTTTCATCAGATTGCTTTCTACCATCGCATTATTTTTACTCTCCTTCGGGGTATTGATCCACCTTGTGGAGCCGAAAAGATTCCCTACTTTACTCGATGGCATCTGGTGGGCAATCGTGACTATGTCAACGGTAGGTTACGGAGATTACACGCCTGTGACCAATCTTGGTAAAGTCATTGGGATCACCCTCATTTTGTCAGGCGCCGGCCTGATCACCTCTTATTTTGCATACATTGCTAAAATGTCCATTTCCAATGAACAGCAATTTCTAACAGGAAAGAAAGTATTCAGCGGCGGTGGCCATATTATCATTGTGGGCTGGAATGGCCGTTCCAGGAGAATCATCCAAAACATTCATAATAGAACTCATCATCAATCTATTGTCCTTATAGATGATACACTGCAAAAGCACCCGCTACCAAGAACGAATATCCACTTTATCCAAGGAAAAGCTACATTGGATTCCGTTTTGCAAAAAGCTAATATAAAACAGGCCATACGCGTCCTTATCACCGCTGACCTCAAGCAAGACGAGCTCCATACGGATATGTTCTCGATATTAACGTTACTGGCCGTCAAAGGCTTGAATCCGCATTTGTATTGTCTAGTGGAAATATTGACGCAAGAACAAAAGGAAAATGCTTTGCGGGCTGGGGCGGACGGTATAGTCGAAACGAATAAATTCGCGAGTGAATATATGCAGGATTGCTTATCGAAGGGGATCCTAACGGAAGCCAGAGAACAAAATGAGCTGGATGGATTGAGCCTCAAACAGCTGCCCATCCAGGATGACTGGGCGGAATTGACGTTCAAACAGCTGAACGTTAAGCTTTTCGATCAAAACATTTTATTGGTCGGCATCATTTCAGGAGGCAAGACCTTAATCAAGCCCCCCGGAGATGTAATCATCCATCGTGATGACACTCTAATCATCATTGAAGATTAA
- a CDS encoding MFS transporter, with product MNYIEPAGKSFRKTILALFLGSFVTFADLYSTQPVIPVFAKQFGVSPAMASLTLSFATGTLAICLLLVSFFSENIDRKKIMGTALTLSALLSICVSFIQDDLYILIAIRAIQGAVLAGFPAIAMAYINEEFDPKSLGYVMGIYVSGSSIGGLAGRLIVGVLTDHFSWNIAIGSLGALSLIISLAFWLMLPHSQHAVRKKVSLSRIKTSLINNLWNSRLVLLFGMAFLLMGSFVTVYNFVGIPLMGPPYHLSQTLIGFIFIIYLVGTFSSTWMGKLADQYSRRFVLLTGIAIMLLGALLTLLDPLLLKIIGLALFTFGFFGAHSIASTWVGSLADKSEKAQASALYLLFYYAGSSVVGASGGLFLMKFGWGGVISAVSILIILAAVCVMMVEKVKIVK from the coding sequence GTGAATTATATCGAGCCTGCTGGCAAATCATTCAGGAAAACAATCTTGGCTTTATTTCTTGGTAGCTTTGTAACGTTTGCGGATCTGTATAGTACTCAACCGGTCATTCCGGTTTTCGCAAAGCAATTCGGGGTCTCTCCTGCAATGGCAAGTCTTACATTATCTTTCGCAACAGGAACGCTTGCCATCTGTTTATTGCTTGTTTCCTTTTTCTCAGAAAATATCGATAGGAAAAAAATAATGGGGACAGCGCTCACTCTGTCTGCGTTGTTATCCATATGCGTCAGCTTCATCCAGGATGACCTATACATCCTTATTGCAATACGGGCGATTCAAGGAGCGGTGCTTGCAGGTTTCCCGGCAATTGCGATGGCCTATATCAATGAAGAATTCGATCCGAAAAGCCTGGGCTATGTGATGGGAATCTATGTGAGTGGTTCGAGTATCGGCGGATTGGCAGGCAGGCTGATTGTCGGAGTGCTGACCGACCATTTCTCATGGAACATAGCGATTGGCAGCCTTGGGGCTTTAAGTTTGATCATCAGTCTGGCTTTTTGGTTGATGCTTCCACATTCGCAGCATGCTGTCCGTAAAAAAGTATCATTGTCGAGAATTAAAACCTCCCTTATTAATAACTTATGGAATAGCAGACTAGTACTTTTATTCGGGATGGCCTTCCTATTAATGGGCTCGTTCGTTACCGTTTATAACTTTGTGGGTATACCATTAATGGGGCCGCCATATCATTTATCACAGACATTGATCGGCTTCATTTTCATTATTTATCTAGTGGGGACATTTAGTTCTACATGGATGGGGAAGCTTGCCGATCAATATAGTCGGAGGTTTGTTCTTCTTACCGGAATCGCAATCATGCTGCTGGGGGCCCTTTTAACCTTATTGGATCCACTTTTGTTGAAGATAATCGGGCTTGCCCTGTTTACATTTGGCTTTTTTGGAGCTCATTCAATTGCGAGCACCTGGGTCGGATCGTTAGCTGATAAAAGTGAAAAGGCACAAGCATCCGCTTTATATCTCCTGTTTTACTATGCGGGGTCAAGTGTAGTAGGAGCATCAGGAGGTTTATTCCTGATGAAGTTCGGTTGGGGAGGGGTCATCTCGGCTGTATCCATCCTAATCATCCTTGCTGCCGTTTGTGTCATGATGGTTGAAAAAGTGAAAATCGTTAAATAA
- the yugI gene encoding S1 domain-containing post-transcriptional regulator GSP13, with the protein MSEKFEIGAVVTGKVTGIQPYGAFVALDESTQGLVHISEITHGFVKDINEHLKVNDEVKVKVLSIDSAAGKIGLSIRATEEAPERTEAPKKAPKKRQASVKATSHIESTEGFNTLKDKLQEWIEQSQREDLIKK; encoded by the coding sequence ATGTCTGAAAAATTCGAAATTGGTGCGGTAGTTACTGGTAAAGTAACTGGTATTCAACCATACGGTGCTTTTGTTGCTTTAGATGAATCAACTCAAGGTTTAGTTCATATTTCTGAAATTACTCACGGATTCGTTAAAGATATCAACGAACATTTAAAAGTGAACGATGAAGTAAAAGTTAAAGTGCTATCAATCGATTCAGCTGCTGGAAAAATCGGCTTATCGATCCGCGCAACAGAAGAAGCTCCTGAGCGTACTGAAGCTCCGAAAAAAGCTCCAAAAAAACGCCAAGCATCTGTTAAAGCAACATCTCACATCGAATCTACTGAAGGTTTCAATACATTGAAAGACAAACTTCAAGAGTGGATTGAACAATCTCAACGCGAAGACTTAATCAAAAAATAA
- a CDS encoding iron-containing alcohol dehydrogenase — MENFTYKNPTKIIFGKDQLESLKTEIPAYGDKVLLVYGGGSIKKNGLYEKVINALKEIDAEVHELSGVEPNPRISTVRKGVDLCKEHGIDFVLAVGGGSVIDATKAIAAGAKYEGDPWDLVIKEASVEEALPFGTILTLAATGSEANSGSVITNWETKEKYGWGSPLVFPQFSILDPENTFSVPKDQTVYGMVDMMSHVFETYFHPETHAPLQDRFCESLLLTVIEMAPKLLENLEDYEHRATILYAGNIALNGSLGVGYSGDWATHNIEHAVSAVYDIPHAGGLAILFPNWMKHVLHENVARFKQVAVRVFHVDPEGKTDEEAALEGIERLRSFWSSLGAPTNLSDYGIDDSQLEVMADKAMSRGGFGRFKILNREDVLAILRASL; from the coding sequence TTGGAGAATTTCACTTATAAAAACCCTACTAAAATAATTTTCGGGAAAGATCAGCTTGAAAGTTTAAAAACGGAAATTCCTGCATATGGTGATAAGGTTTTACTTGTATACGGTGGAGGAAGCATAAAGAAAAATGGCTTATATGAAAAAGTGATCAATGCCTTGAAAGAGATCGATGCAGAGGTGCACGAACTTTCCGGAGTTGAACCGAATCCGCGCATCTCAACAGTCCGGAAGGGTGTTGACCTTTGTAAAGAACATGGGATCGACTTTGTCCTTGCGGTTGGAGGCGGCAGTGTCATTGACGCGACAAAGGCCATTGCTGCCGGTGCTAAATATGAGGGGGATCCATGGGATCTAGTCATTAAGGAGGCATCAGTAGAAGAGGCCCTTCCGTTTGGAACGATACTGACTTTAGCTGCAACCGGCTCCGAGGCAAATTCCGGCTCAGTCATTACAAACTGGGAAACGAAAGAGAAATATGGATGGGGAAGTCCATTGGTATTTCCCCAATTCTCCATTTTGGATCCAGAAAATACTTTTTCGGTACCGAAAGATCAGACTGTATACGGAATGGTCGATATGATGTCACATGTGTTCGAAACGTACTTCCATCCGGAAACGCATGCACCTCTTCAAGACCGTTTTTGTGAATCGCTGTTACTGACAGTGATTGAAATGGCGCCTAAACTATTGGAAAACCTGGAGGATTATGAGCACCGGGCCACTATCCTATATGCAGGAAATATTGCTTTGAATGGTTCGCTTGGGGTTGGCTACAGTGGGGATTGGGCAACGCATAACATTGAACATGCCGTTTCAGCTGTTTATGACATCCCGCATGCCGGCGGATTGGCCATCTTATTTCCAAATTGGATGAAACATGTGCTCCATGAAAATGTTGCACGCTTTAAACAGGTTGCAGTCCGTGTGTTCCATGTTGATCCGGAAGGTAAAACGGATGAGGAAGCGGCCCTTGAGGGCATTGAAAGACTAAGGTCGTTTTGGAGCAGCTTAGGTGCGCCAACCAATCTTTCGGATTATGGCATCGATGACTCACAATTGGAAGTCATGGCTGATAAAGCGATGAGCAGAGGGGGATTTGGGCGATTCAAAATCCTGAACCGTGAAGATGTCCTTGCCATTTTACGGGCTTCATTATAA
- a CDS encoding glycoside hydrolase family 18 protein — protein MQIHVVRPGQTLYGIAQTYSVTVDRLVEANKIPNPTNLVTGQALVIPIVGSYYFVQPGDSLYSISQKVDVPFQELAKINGISENQNLSVGYRLYIPARKKRTAEFNGYVEPRGTTVAPALETAAREAGPYLTYLAPFSFQALRDGSLKEPLLNEFPAIARENKNVLMMVITNQEKDQFSDELGQIILTNTSVQNKFLNNIVSTAKKYGFRDIHFDFEFLRPSDREAYNQFLRKAKERFKKEGWFISTALAPKTSAEQKGRWYEAHDYKAHGEIVDFVIIMTYEWGYSGGPAMAVSPIGSVRDVLEYAVTEIPANKILMGQNLYGYDWTLPFVQGSTAKAVSPQQAIQIAAANNVAIEYDETAQAPHFNYTDIEDRQHEVWFEDARSIQAKFDLIKELNLRGMSYWKLGLAFPQNWLLISDNFNVRRRV, from the coding sequence TTGCAAATACATGTGGTTAGGCCAGGCCAGACGTTATATGGCATCGCCCAGACGTACAGCGTAACTGTTGATAGGCTCGTGGAAGCAAATAAGATTCCTAACCCAACCAATCTTGTTACTGGGCAGGCCCTTGTCATTCCAATTGTCGGCAGCTATTATTTCGTTCAACCCGGTGATAGTCTTTATTCCATTTCCCAAAAGGTTGATGTCCCTTTTCAAGAATTGGCAAAAATAAATGGCATTTCCGAAAATCAAAACTTATCCGTTGGATACCGGCTCTATATTCCAGCACGTAAGAAAAGGACCGCCGAATTCAACGGGTATGTCGAGCCAAGGGGTACAACGGTTGCACCGGCCCTTGAAACGGCTGCAAGGGAAGCTGGGCCCTATTTAACCTATTTGGCCCCATTCAGCTTCCAGGCGCTTCGTGACGGCTCCTTAAAAGAGCCATTGCTCAATGAATTCCCTGCCATCGCCAGGGAAAATAAAAATGTCTTGATGATGGTGATCACGAATCAGGAAAAAGACCAATTCAGCGATGAGCTCGGGCAAATCATCTTGACGAACACTTCCGTTCAAAATAAGTTCCTGAACAATATCGTTTCAACTGCAAAGAAATATGGATTCCGGGATATCCACTTTGACTTTGAGTTTTTAAGGCCGTCTGATAGAGAAGCTTATAATCAATTTCTCCGAAAAGCCAAGGAACGTTTCAAGAAAGAAGGATGGTTCATTTCTACGGCACTTGCCCCCAAAACAAGTGCGGAACAAAAAGGCCGTTGGTATGAGGCTCATGACTATAAAGCACATGGCGAAATCGTCGACTTCGTTATCATCATGACTTATGAATGGGGGTATAGCGGGGGACCGGCAATGGCTGTATCGCCAATTGGATCTGTTCGGGATGTGCTCGAATATGCCGTCACTGAAATTCCTGCCAACAAAATCCTGATGGGGCAAAATCTATATGGCTATGATTGGACCCTGCCTTTTGTACAGGGATCCACTGCCAAGGCTGTAAGTCCGCAGCAGGCCATCCAGATTGCAGCTGCCAATAATGTTGCCATCGAGTATGATGAAACCGCACAGGCCCCGCATTTCAATTATACGGATATTGAGGATAGGCAGCATGAGGTGTGGTTTGAAGATGCCAGATCCATTCAGGCAAAATTCGATTTAATCAAGGAATTGAATCTAAGGGGGATGAGTTATTGGAAGCTCGGCCTAGCCTTCCCTCAAAACTGGCTGCTCATCAGTGATAACTTCAACGTACGCAGAAGGGTCTAA
- a CDS encoding glycerophosphodiester phosphodiesterase, translating into MNLQNILIFAHRGSKGTHPENTMAAFQEAAEIGAEGIEFDVHLSSDGELVIIHDETLDRTTNLTGYVKDHSSQELKTADAGGKFSKEFLGERIPFLIEVFDWARDNALLMNIEIKTDKLAYEGIEQKIIDLIHQYRMENRVILSSFNHQSIEKVKMLAPELERALLFEGLPENFEEILRDKKEAGFHPDKNSLTQAMSDKAKKLGYKIRPWVANDETDIVKLAEMDVDVIMTDFPEKAIKILKAWQSHG; encoded by the coding sequence ATGAATTTGCAAAACATATTGATTTTCGCCCATAGAGGGTCCAAAGGGACGCATCCTGAAAATACCATGGCTGCATTTCAAGAGGCGGCAGAAATCGGTGCCGAGGGGATCGAGTTCGATGTCCACCTCAGTTCTGATGGGGAATTGGTCATCATCCATGACGAAACACTTGATCGAACGACCAACCTTACTGGTTATGTAAAAGATCATTCGTCACAAGAGCTGAAGACGGCTGATGCCGGGGGCAAATTCTCCAAGGAATTCCTTGGGGAGCGGATTCCTTTTTTAATAGAAGTTTTCGACTGGGCCAGGGATAATGCCTTATTGATGAATATCGAAATCAAAACGGATAAACTCGCTTACGAAGGGATCGAACAGAAGATCATTGATTTAATTCATCAATACCGAATGGAAAATCGGGTGATCCTATCTTCCTTCAACCATCAATCAATTGAAAAAGTGAAGATGCTTGCCCCAGAACTTGAACGTGCATTATTGTTCGAAGGGCTTCCTGAAAACTTCGAAGAAATCTTACGCGATAAAAAAGAAGCCGGTTTTCATCCTGATAAAAATAGCCTGACTCAAGCAATGAGTGATAAAGCGAAAAAACTTGGATACAAAATCCGCCCTTGGGTCGCCAATGATGAAACGGACATCGTCAAGCTCGCAGAGATGGATGTCGACGTTATCATGACCGATTTCCCAGAAAAGGCAATCAAGATTTTAAAGGCTTGGCAGTCACATGGCTGA
- a CDS encoding undecaprenyl-diphosphate phosphatase: MNMWEIFVAVVLGLVEGLTEFAPVSSTGHMIIVDDLWLKSNELFGSEVANVFKVVIQLGSILAVVVLFWGRFMDLLGLRKMKDPSAVKGQKLNLLQIIVGLLPATVLGLLFEDYIDENLFTMKTVIVGLILGAFLMIAADKFRPKLTTETVDQITYKQALGVGLIQCLALWPGFSRSGSTISGGVLLGMSYRAASDFTFIMAVPIMAGASLLKIVKYWDYFTPEVLPFIIAGFISAFIFALFCIRFFLILINKVKLTPFAIYRIVLAVVLLFIIW, encoded by the coding sequence ATGAATATGTGGGAAATTTTTGTTGCTGTTGTCCTTGGTCTTGTTGAAGGATTAACTGAATTTGCTCCTGTATCGTCTACAGGGCACATGATTATCGTTGATGATTTATGGTTGAAATCGAATGAACTTTTCGGTAGTGAAGTAGCCAATGTGTTCAAGGTGGTTATCCAGCTTGGTTCGATACTCGCTGTAGTCGTGCTCTTCTGGGGGCGATTCATGGACTTGCTTGGTTTAAGGAAAATGAAAGACCCATCTGCTGTGAAGGGCCAAAAGCTTAACCTCTTGCAGATCATCGTCGGATTGTTACCAGCTACTGTATTAGGTCTATTGTTCGAAGATTATATCGATGAAAATTTATTTACCATGAAGACGGTTATCGTTGGATTAATCTTGGGCGCATTTTTAATGATTGCGGCTGATAAATTCCGTCCAAAGCTGACTACAGAAACGGTTGACCAAATCACTTATAAACAAGCTTTGGGTGTAGGGTTAATTCAATGTTTGGCACTGTGGCCGGGATTCTCACGTTCAGGTTCAACGATTTCCGGTGGTGTGCTATTAGGGATGAGCTATCGGGCTGCTTCCGATTTCACGTTCATCATGGCGGTGCCGATCATGGCGGGTGCCAGTCTTTTAAAGATAGTTAAGTATTGGGATTACTTCACACCTGAAGTTCTGCCATTCATTATCGCAGGTTTCATAAGCGCATTCATCTTTGCGTTATTCTGTATCCGCTTTTTCTTGATTTTAATCAATAAAGTTAAATTGACTCCTTTTGCCATCTACCGGATTGTCTTGGCGGTTGTGCTTTTATTCATTATTTGGTAA
- a CDS encoding YugN-like family protein codes for MIKISSELEGKTFSLFDLETKLKPEGYVIGGGWDYDNGSFDYKMDDSDGYQFLRVPFRAVDGSLDQDGVMVELLQPFLLSHKYEDGVDGEGNIGNLTASFNQFAEPENPDAEFPENYISYGKSLVHDLEKLLLH; via the coding sequence ATGATTAAAATTTCTTCTGAGTTGGAAGGGAAAACATTCAGTTTGTTCGACCTGGAGACGAAGTTAAAGCCGGAAGGATATGTGATAGGCGGAGGCTGGGACTATGACAACGGGTCGTTTGATTATAAAATGGATGACAGTGATGGGTACCAGTTTTTGCGTGTCCCTTTCAGGGCGGTTGATGGTTCACTCGATCAGGATGGGGTAATGGTCGAACTTTTACAACCGTTTTTGTTATCTCATAAATACGAGGACGGTGTTGACGGTGAAGGAAATATCGGAAACCTCACCGCTTCCTTCAATCAGTTTGCTGAGCCGGAAAATCCGGATGCCGAATTTCCGGAAAACTATATCTCTTATGGAAAATCGCTTGTCCATGATTTGGAAAAGCTTTTATTACATTAA
- a CDS encoding alpha/beta-type small acid-soluble spore protein, with amino-acid sequence MANNNNSNQLVVAGAEQALEQMKNEIASEFGVNLGADTTSRANGSVGGEITKRLVQMAEQQLGGSNFSR; translated from the coding sequence ATGGCAAACAACAATAACAGCAATCAACTAGTAGTAGCTGGTGCAGAGCAAGCCCTAGAACAAATGAAGAATGAAATCGCTAGTGAATTTGGTGTAAACTTAGGTGCAGACACTACTTCTCGCGCTAACGGATCTGTTGGTGGGGAAATCACAAAACGTTTAGTTCAAATGGCTGAACAACAATTAGGCGGATCAAACTTTTCTCGTTAA
- a CDS encoding DUF378 domain-containing protein, with translation MSGIQRIALVLTIIGAINWGLIGFFQFDLVASIFGGQDAGMARIIYGLVGIAGLINLGLLFKPSPETASEPETKPTR, from the coding sequence ATGAGTGGAATACAAAGAATTGCACTTGTTCTTACAATAATCGGGGCAATCAACTGGGGATTAATAGGGTTTTTCCAATTTGACTTGGTCGCTTCGATTTTCGGAGGGCAAGATGCTGGAATGGCCCGTATCATTTATGGATTGGTTGGAATTGCCGGCCTAATTAACCTTGGTCTTCTTTTTAAACCAAGTCCTGAAACTGCCAGTGAACCAGAAACCAAACCGACTCGTTGA
- a CDS encoding APC family permease yields MGNDQLKKTIGFWIGTSIVVGTVIGSGIFMRPGDVLELSGNSTMALLAWLIGGLITLASGLTIAEVSTRIPKTGGLYVYMEEVYGKAWGFLCGWVQTLVYGPAVMGALSLYFGLLVAGIFNIASDYTLAIGILTIVFIAGMNLLGTKYGGIIQTLSTVAKLIPIIFIAVFGIAHGDMPVFNISSESSMKVSMAGAILATLWAYDGWMNVGFMAGEMKNPQKTLPRAIITGLVVVMVAYLAVNLAMLHVLGAEGVIAHGTNAANVAATHLFGELGGKLISIGIAISIFGCLNGKLLTFPRITLAMATDKMMPGHKQIGKISPKFKTPINATILQVIIAIIMMVVADPDKLTNMAVFSVFCFYGLAFFAVFILRKKDPDAKTYKVPFYPFIPIVAIAGAIYIVVSTLIQTPLNALYSVIILFIGMPVYWLLKKSERDDKRSY; encoded by the coding sequence ATGGGGAATGACCAATTGAAAAAAACGATTGGCTTTTGGATTGGAACATCTATTGTAGTTGGTACAGTTATCGGTTCTGGTATTTTCATGAGACCTGGTGACGTGCTTGAGTTAAGTGGTAATTCAACCATGGCCTTACTAGCTTGGCTGATAGGTGGCCTGATTACCCTTGCAAGCGGATTGACGATTGCGGAAGTGAGTACTCGGATTCCTAAAACTGGGGGCTTATATGTCTATATGGAAGAAGTGTACGGAAAAGCATGGGGATTCCTATGCGGCTGGGTTCAGACATTGGTATATGGACCTGCAGTCATGGGCGCACTCAGTTTATACTTCGGGTTATTAGTCGCAGGAATATTCAATATCGCTTCAGATTATACTTTGGCAATAGGCATTCTTACGATCGTATTTATAGCAGGCATGAATCTGCTGGGGACAAAATACGGCGGTATCATCCAAACCTTATCGACCGTTGCTAAATTGATCCCCATCATTTTCATAGCGGTGTTCGGTATCGCACATGGTGATATGCCTGTATTCAATATCAGTAGTGAAAGTTCAATGAAAGTCAGTATGGCTGGTGCGATTTTGGCTACCCTCTGGGCGTATGATGGCTGGATGAATGTCGGCTTCATGGCAGGGGAAATGAAAAATCCACAGAAAACGCTGCCGCGGGCAATCATCACGGGGTTAGTCGTGGTCATGGTCGCTTACTTGGCTGTAAACCTTGCCATGCTTCATGTTTTGGGAGCAGAGGGAGTCATCGCTCATGGTACGAATGCAGCGAATGTTGCGGCAACGCATCTATTTGGTGAATTGGGCGGGAAATTGATATCAATCGGAATAGCGATTTCAATCTTCGGATGTTTGAACGGAAAGCTTCTGACCTTTCCGCGCATAACCTTGGCGATGGCGACTGATAAAATGATGCCTGGCCATAAACAAATCGGGAAAATATCGCCCAAGTTTAAAACGCCCATAAATGCTACGATATTACAAGTGATCATTGCCATCATAATGATGGTTGTAGCAGACCCTGACAAACTTACCAATATGGCCGTATTCTCTGTCTTCTGTTTTTATGGATTAGCCTTCTTCGCGGTCTTCATCTTACGCAAGAAAGATCCCGATGCAAAAACATATAAAGTACCGTTTTACCCATTCATTCCCATTGTAGCCATTGCTGGTGCAATATATATTGTTGTAAGCACATTAATCCAAACACCTTTAAATGCCCTGTACTCGGTGATCATCCTCTTTATAGGTATGCCTGTGTACTGGCTGCTTAAAAAAAGTGAGCGGGATGATAAACGTTCATATTAA
- a CDS encoding glucose-6-phosphate isomerase: protein MAHIRFDYSKALPFFGEHEITYLQDAVKVAHHSLHEQTGAGNEYLGWLDLPANYDKEEFSRIKKAAEKIKKDSDVLLVIGIGGSYLGARAAVEMLQHSFYNILPTDKRKTPQILFVGNNISSTYMQDVMDLLGNRDFSINVISKSGTTTEPALAFRIFRKLLEQKYGVEEAKSRIYATTDKEKGALKTVATEEGFQTFVIPDDVGGRYSVLTAVGLLPIAVSGADIDQIMEGAERARLDYSSSELADNEAYQYAAVRNILYNKGKTIEMLINYEPGLQYFSEWWKQLFGESEGKDQKGIFPSSANFSTDLHSLGQYVQEGRRDLFETVIKVEKARHEILIEEADNDLDGLNYLSGETVQFVNNKAFEGTLLAHTDGGVPNLIVTVPKLDAYTFGYLVYFFEKACAMSGYLLGVNPFDQPGVEAYKVNMFALLGKPGYEKKKAELEQRL from the coding sequence ATGGCCCATATTCGTTTCGATTATTCAAAAGCCCTACCGTTTTTCGGGGAGCATGAAATTACCTATTTACAGGATGCTGTAAAAGTGGCCCACCATTCTCTGCATGAACAGACAGGGGCAGGCAATGAATATCTTGGCTGGCTTGATTTACCGGCCAATTATGATAAAGAAGAGTTCTCGAGGATCAAAAAAGCAGCGGAAAAAATAAAAAAAGATTCAGATGTGTTACTGGTTATCGGAATCGGTGGATCATACCTGGGAGCGCGCGCGGCAGTTGAAATGCTTCAACATAGTTTTTATAACATTTTGCCGACGGACAAAAGGAAAACACCGCAAATTTTATTTGTAGGTAATAATATAAGCTCTACATATATGCAAGACGTAATGGACCTGTTGGGAAACAGGGATTTCTCGATCAATGTTATCTCTAAATCCGGTACGACGACTGAACCAGCACTGGCCTTCAGGATATTCAGGAAACTGCTGGAACAAAAATATGGTGTTGAAGAAGCTAAAAGCCGAATTTACGCGACCACTGACAAAGAAAAGGGCGCATTAAAAACGGTAGCAACGGAGGAAGGTTTCCAAACTTTCGTCATTCCTGATGATGTTGGCGGACGTTACTCTGTCTTAACGGCAGTTGGGTTGCTTCCGATTGCGGTCAGCGGGGCAGATATCGATCAAATCATGGAGGGAGCCGAGCGTGCAAGGTTGGACTACAGTTCTTCCGAGCTAGCTGATAATGAGGCATACCAATATGCAGCGGTTCGAAATATCCTTTACAATAAAGGGAAAACCATTGAAATGCTGATAAACTATGAGCCTGGACTTCAATATTTCTCTGAGTGGTGGAAACAATTATTTGGAGAGAGTGAAGGAAAGGATCAAAAGGGGATTTTCCCTTCATCCGCTAACTTTTCGACTGACCTGCATTCATTAGGGCAATATGTTCAGGAAGGGCGGCGTGATCTTTTTGAAACAGTCATCAAAGTGGAAAAGGCCCGTCATGAAATTTTAATTGAAGAAGCGGACAATGACTTGGATGGCCTGAATTACCTTTCAGGTGAAACGGTGCAATTCGTAAATAATAAAGCATTTGAGGGCACTCTTTTAGCACATACGGACGGTGGCGTTCCCAACCTGATCGTAACGGTTCCTAAGCTTGATGCTTATACATTTGGCTACCTTGTATATTTCTTCGAGAAAGCTTGTGCAATGAGCGGTTACTTACTAGGTGTCAATCCATTTGATCAGCCTGGAGTGGAAGCATATAAGGTGAACATGTTTGCGCTTTTAGGCAAGCCAGGTTATGAAAAGAAAAAAGCGGAGCTAGAACAGCGCTTATAA